A stretch of the Candidatus Thermoplasmatota archaeon genome encodes the following:
- a CDS encoding KH domain-containing protein, whose amino-acid sequence MRFVKVPVERVAVLVGKNGEVKKKIEGHGVKLDIDSKSGDVSITGENAVVELDSQNVVKAIGRGFSPNRAMLLFDENYYFELLDMRNFVGKKVKNVHRIAGRIIGKEGKTRAAIENATGVKLSVYGTTIGIIGKIEGMDVASRAVEMLLNGSNHSTVYHFLDREKKRMKLEEFGLK is encoded by the coding sequence ATGAGATTTGTGAAGGTACCTGTTGAAAGGGTGGCAGTACTCGTAGGAAAAAATGGGGAAGTGAAAAAGAAGATTGAAGGACATGGCGTGAAATTGGATATAGATTCGAAAAGTGGTGATGTTAGTATAACAGGTGAGAATGCCGTTGTGGAACTCGATTCACAGAATGTCGTAAAGGCCATAGGCCGTGGTTTTTCCCCCAATCGTGCCATGCTGCTTTTCGATGAAAATTATTACTTTGAGCTGCTGGACATGAGGAATTTTGTTGGAAAAAAAGTCAAAAACGTGCACCGCATTGCGGGACGTATAATAGGAAAAGAGGGAAAAACAAGGGCGGCAATAGAGAACGCAACCGGGGTAAAGCTTTCGGTTTACGGAACAACCATTGGCATAATAGGCAAAATAGAAGGCATGGATGTTGCCAGCAGGGCCGTTGAGATGCTCTTAAACGGTTCCAACCACTCGACGGTATATCACTTCCTTGACAGAGAAAAGAAGAGAATGAAACTGGAAGAGTTCGGATTGAAGTAA